In Vicinamibacteria bacterium, a single genomic region encodes these proteins:
- a CDS encoding (2Fe-2S)-binding protein: MIVCHCWGITDRDICRLADERARCSGDAAAVIPAGNDCGTCRPLVEALLAKSEGRQEHHYRTTPELVDA, encoded by the coding sequence GTGATCGTTTGCCACTGCTGGGGAATCACCGATCGGGACATCTGCCGTTTGGCGGATGAGCGCGCCCGCTGCTCGGGCGATGCGGCCGCGGTGATTCCCGCGGGCAACGACTGCGGGACGTGCCGGCCCCTGGTCGAGGCCCTCCTTGCCAAAAGCGAGGGTCGGCAGGAGCACCACTACCGCACGACTCCCGAGCTCGTCGACGCCTGA